A single window of Nicotiana sylvestris chromosome 3, ASM39365v2, whole genome shotgun sequence DNA harbors:
- the LOC138887355 gene encoding uncharacterized protein, translating into MEQTIDDLTDKLNVVNAALQVLLRGGGNQIGGAANPTSATQKLKIPEPKPYSGARNAKEVENFIFDVEQYFDVVGGLEEAKKLATADMYLQGDAKLWWRLKYEAIKASEDALKTWAELNAAIRLQFFPENVEYNSRRKLRELCQTKSVRDYVREFSALMLSIRDMGDKDKLFTFLEGLKPYARMELQRQQVDTLPKAIQVAECLGDYQMEARNDRPQPPARAVFKGGQSSNGGPSRSGGDRSSTKPKAPSTGSNSAASNNNDRGRKPPLGCRHCGGPHWNNECP; encoded by the coding sequence atggaacaaactattgacgacttgacagacaagctcaatgttgtcaatgctgctttACAGGTCCTGCTGCGAGGCGGTGGAAACCAGATCGGGGGCGCTGCAAACCCCACTTCCGCGACACAAAAACtgaaaattcctgagccaaagccatacagtggagctaggaatgccaaggaagtggagaacttcatatttgatgtcgaacaatatttcgatgttgttgggggcctagaagaagctaagaagctaGCAACTGCTGacatgtatcttcagggtgatgctaaactctggtggcggttgaaatacgaagccatcaaggccagTGAAGATGCTCTCAAAACATGGGCAGAATTGAATGCAGCCATCCGCCTACAGTTCTTTCCCGAAAATGTcgaatacaattcaaggagaaagctacgggagctctGCCAGACCAAATCCGTGCGGGACTACGTGCGggaattctccgcgctcatgctaagcatacgcgacatgggggacaaagacaagctcttcactTTCCTAGAAGGGCTGAAACCATATGCCCGTATGGAGCTACAAAGACAACAGGTAGATACCCTGCCCAAGGCGATCCAAGTagctgaatgccttggggactatcaaatgGAAGCTCGGAATGATAGGCCTCAGCCGCCTGCCCGAGCGGTATTCAAAGGGGGCCAAtctagcaatggtggccctagcagaagtgggggagatcggagctcaaccaaacctaaggctccctccacaggcagcaacagtgctgcgtctaacaacaatgatcgggggaggaagcctcctttaggatgccgtcattgcggcggacCACATTGGAATAATGAGTGCCCATAG